In the Engraulis encrasicolus isolate BLACKSEA-1 chromosome 9, IST_EnEncr_1.0, whole genome shotgun sequence genome, one interval contains:
- the ctdspla gene encoding CTD (carboxy-terminal domain, RNA polymerase II, polypeptide A) small phosphatase-like a isoform X1 codes for MDSTSIITQVANPKDEEIITCQEKVPHSNGSLKKHRSRSIFSPFFCCFRNYNVEAPSTKTPTPPPAAAQENGSPPKCEQVQVISIPSSPAKFLLPEVTRDDYGKNCVVIDLDETLVHSSFKPINNADFIVPVEIDGTVHQVYVLKRPHVDEFLQKMGELFECVLFTASLAKYADPVADLLDQWGVFRARLFRESCVFHRGNYVKDLSRLGRELSRVIIVDNSPASYIFHPENAVPVQSWFDDMSDTELLDLIPVFEGLSTESDIYTMLQNLRAR; via the exons tTCCCCACTCCAATGGCAGTCTTAAGAAGCACCGCAGTCGCAGCATCTTCAGTCCCTTCTTCTGCTGTTTTCGCAACTACAATGTGGAGGCTCCCAGCACCAaaacccccacaccaccccctgcTGCCGCACAGGAGAACGGCAGCCCACCCAAG tgTGAACAGGTGCAGGTTATTTCCATCCCCAGT tctcctgCTAAATTCCTGCTTCCCGAGGTGACCAGAGATGACTATGGGAAGAACTGTGTGGTCATTGACCTGGATGAGACTCTGGTACACAGCTCCTTCAAG CCAATCAACAATGCCGACTTCATTGTCCCTGTGGAGATCGATGGGACCGTTCATCAG GTGTACGTCCTTAAGAGGCCGCATGTGGACGAGTTTCTGCAAAAGATGGGAGAGCTGTTCGAGTGTGTCCTCTTCACAGCCAGCCtagccaag TACGCGGACCCCGTAGCGGATCTCCTGGACCAGTGGGGTGTGTTCCGCGCGCGTCTCTTCAGGGAGTCCTGCGTGTTCCACCGGGGGAACTACGTGAAGGACCTCAGCCGACTGGGCAGGGAACTCAGCAGAGTCATCATAGTGGACAACTCACCTGCGTCCTACATCTTCCACCCAGAGAACGCT GTGCCGGTGCAGTCCTGGTTTGACGACATGTCGGATACGGAGCTTCTGGACCTCATCCCCGTCTTCGAGGGACTCAGCACAGAGTCAGACATTTACACTATGTTACAGAACCTACGCGCCAGGTAG
- the ctdspla gene encoding CTD (carboxy-terminal domain, RNA polymerase II, polypeptide A) small phosphatase-like a isoform X2 codes for MDSTSIITQVANPKDEEIITCQEKVPHSNGSLKKHRSRSIFSPFFCCFRNYNVEAPSTKTPTPPPAAAQENGSPPKSPAKFLLPEVTRDDYGKNCVVIDLDETLVHSSFKPINNADFIVPVEIDGTVHQVYVLKRPHVDEFLQKMGELFECVLFTASLAKYADPVADLLDQWGVFRARLFRESCVFHRGNYVKDLSRLGRELSRVIIVDNSPASYIFHPENAVPVQSWFDDMSDTELLDLIPVFEGLSTESDIYTMLQNLRAR; via the exons tTCCCCACTCCAATGGCAGTCTTAAGAAGCACCGCAGTCGCAGCATCTTCAGTCCCTTCTTCTGCTGTTTTCGCAACTACAATGTGGAGGCTCCCAGCACCAaaacccccacaccaccccctgcTGCCGCACAGGAGAACGGCAGCCCACCCAAG tctcctgCTAAATTCCTGCTTCCCGAGGTGACCAGAGATGACTATGGGAAGAACTGTGTGGTCATTGACCTGGATGAGACTCTGGTACACAGCTCCTTCAAG CCAATCAACAATGCCGACTTCATTGTCCCTGTGGAGATCGATGGGACCGTTCATCAG GTGTACGTCCTTAAGAGGCCGCATGTGGACGAGTTTCTGCAAAAGATGGGAGAGCTGTTCGAGTGTGTCCTCTTCACAGCCAGCCtagccaag TACGCGGACCCCGTAGCGGATCTCCTGGACCAGTGGGGTGTGTTCCGCGCGCGTCTCTTCAGGGAGTCCTGCGTGTTCCACCGGGGGAACTACGTGAAGGACCTCAGCCGACTGGGCAGGGAACTCAGCAGAGTCATCATAGTGGACAACTCACCTGCGTCCTACATCTTCCACCCAGAGAACGCT GTGCCGGTGCAGTCCTGGTTTGACGACATGTCGGATACGGAGCTTCTGGACCTCATCCCCGTCTTCGAGGGACTCAGCACAGAGTCAGACATTTACACTATGTTACAGAACCTACGCGCCAGGTAG